Proteins from a single region of Chryseobacterium sp. T16E-39:
- a CDS encoding DUF6759 domain-containing protein: MEKETLIIYTEQDAESTKEARIIAGFLKQNPNHAKTDYFKRKLIEIIMADNSPEAKPTIKPISKEKIEKIVKNNELNNAKTMAVNSSPAAIEKKVNYASVSNSNTSLSNSNNSSSKKSEPSEESKRTAAMLTHIFSNDDNLKEAYINIKNRSSCNLIVKISGKKYYNLSVPAKGQNFILIDKGEYVLTTMVCDAKYSSLKRINKDIELELNVSE, encoded by the coding sequence GTGGAAAAGGAAACACTTATCATCTATACCGAGCAGGATGCAGAAAGCACGAAGGAGGCACGGATTATTGCTGGCTTTTTAAAGCAGAATCCTAACCATGCAAAAACAGATTATTTTAAAAGAAAGCTGATCGAGATCATTATGGCTGATAATTCTCCGGAAGCTAAGCCTACTATTAAACCTATTAGTAAAGAGAAGATTGAAAAAATTGTTAAAAACAATGAATTAAACAATGCTAAAACAATGGCTGTAAACTCTTCGCCTGCTGCGATTGAGAAGAAAGTGAACTATGCAAGTGTAAGCAATAGTAATACAAGTTTAAGCAATAGTAATAATAGTAGTAGCAAGAAATCTGAGCCAAGTGAAGAAAGTAAAAGAACAGCTGCAATGTTGACTCATATTTTTAGTAATGACGATAATCTAAAAGAGGCATATATTAATATTAAAAACAGATCCAGTTGTAATCTGATTGTGAAAATTAGTGGAAAGAAATACTATAATCTTAGTGTTCCTGCAAAAGGACAAAATTTTATTCTAATCGATAAAGGAGAATATGTCTTGACTACAATGGTATGTGATGCAAAATACTCATCACTAAAAAGAATAAATAAGGATATTGAATTAGAATTGAATGTATCTGAGTAG
- the tsf gene encoding translation elongation factor Ts: MSYTPAAADVAKLRNQTGAGMMDCKKALVEAEGDFEKAVDILRKKGQKVAANRADRESSEGAVIARVNEDNTLGVVISLNCETDFVAKNEAFIELAYELAEMAIFAATKEELLATDFHGITVAEKLIEQTGVIGEKIEIGSFERIQGPFLGAYIHAGNKIAAITSLSSKVDGANEAAKAVSMQVAAMNPIALDETKVSQETIDKELEIERELLTKEGKPENIIDNILKGKMQKFYKENTLVHQAFIKDGSQSVADYVKSVNADLKVTGFVRVSLS; encoded by the coding sequence ATGTCTTATACACCAGCTGCTGCAGACGTAGCAAAATTAAGAAACCAAACAGGTGCAGGTATGATGGACTGCAAAAAAGCTTTAGTTGAAGCTGAAGGAGATTTCGAAAAAGCGGTAGATATCCTTAGAAAAAAAGGACAAAAAGTTGCTGCTAATAGAGCTGATAGAGAGTCTAGTGAAGGGGCAGTTATCGCAAGAGTAAATGAAGATAACACTTTAGGTGTTGTTATTTCTTTAAACTGTGAAACTGATTTCGTTGCTAAAAACGAAGCATTCATTGAGCTTGCTTATGAATTAGCTGAAATGGCTATTTTTGCTGCTACTAAAGAAGAACTTCTTGCTACTGACTTCCACGGAATCACTGTTGCTGAGAAACTTATCGAACAAACAGGGGTTATCGGTGAAAAGATCGAAATCGGTTCTTTCGAAAGAATTCAGGGTCCATTCTTAGGGGCTTATATCCACGCAGGAAATAAAATTGCTGCAATCACTTCTCTTTCTTCTAAAGTAGATGGAGCTAATGAAGCTGCTAAAGCTGTTTCTATGCAGGTTGCTGCAATGAACCCTATCGCTCTAGACGAAACTAAGGTTTCTCAGGAAACTATCGATAAAGAATTAGAGATCGAAAGAGAACTTCTTACTAAAGAAGGTAAGCCTGAAAATATTATTGATAATATTCTAAAAGGTAAAATGCAGAAATTCTACAAAGAAAATACATTGGTACACCAGGCTTTTATTAAAGACGGAAGCCAATCGGTTGCTGACTATGTAAAATCTGTAAATGCAGACTTAAAAGTTACAGGATTTGTAAGAGTAAGCTTAAGCTAA
- a CDS encoding gliding motility-associated C-terminal domain-containing protein encodes MKRFLLSLVLLFFTINTLFAQRDTEHWIAPFYANANVGTYTNALYLSTDSVTPFDVKVYNNNALVTTITISKGDPKVYTLTDNGLISASTTADGFKVITKGLYLKADKPYYCSLRLAQTAHGEIITSKGKAGIGKEFFVAASPNTSTNTLYNFTAGVLATEDNTTVTVSWNGTGVTFFGGTATGNSHTFTLNKGESFLFAGDGGVSANLTGFIGAKIVADKPISLTNGSCNGNFGIGGSDGSDSILDQSVPVERLGNTFAMVKTKSTVPSENMEGGIIIAVEDNTDIFLNGSSTAAATINAGQWYRINETDYVVQTGAGTHSNMFISTSKKVYLYQFIGVGDSNATCGFNYIPPLNCFLPRKIDEIGKINEMPSISSPISLKLNILTETGATVLVNGVAPTAAQGPYPLTGNTQWQTYAIDGISGNISITSTKAVTAGVNGGFNTAGYGGYFAGFSSVPVISKKTGECIPGIVLEVDDGYETYQWYLNGVAIPGATTNTYTPTQAGNYTVTVGMGTCNPVTTPIYKVFNCIKNTTSNINACATKVITPHFSSSTQTPVPSTVSILTAPTHGTAVLNPSTGVITYTPVPGYLGPDVIVYTFCGNAPEFIDCETVTLNLTVVPFIVKDATLEACQYEDKAYFNLTTANVIDLNPVGKKFYPTLADLNANTNEITTPQNYGSAGGVVYVKITSTEGCTGIAKITLIAKPIKKSPILLDKYICIDARTNLDAGPGYDSYQWNTGATTQAIEGVGVGEYTVILGKDGCFVTQTVKVFKNPDPVITEIEISNTTATVHVSGGTQPYKYAVDGTANWQDSNVFTNLTRGQHIFYVKDVNNCAPISVEITVPNLINAITPNGDNINDYIDYSELSYKENLSFVIYDRYGNKVFTGDKFNNYKWDGKHFDKKILTGTYWYHINWNEPNKDKTPIKYTGWILVKNRN; translated from the coding sequence ATGAAAAGATTTCTACTTAGTTTAGTATTGCTTTTTTTTACAATTAATACTCTTTTTGCTCAAAGAGATACCGAGCACTGGATAGCACCTTTTTATGCTAACGCCAATGTTGGCACATATACCAACGCACTTTATCTCTCTACAGACTCAGTGACTCCTTTTGATGTAAAAGTTTACAATAACAATGCTTTAGTGACCACTATTACAATCAGCAAGGGAGATCCAAAGGTCTATACACTGACTGATAATGGCTTAATTTCCGCCAGTACAACTGCAGATGGTTTTAAAGTTATTACCAAAGGATTATATCTTAAAGCAGACAAACCCTATTATTGTAGTTTAAGATTGGCACAGACTGCACATGGTGAAATCATTACAAGTAAAGGAAAAGCAGGTATTGGAAAGGAATTTTTTGTAGCAGCCAGCCCAAATACCTCAACCAATACACTCTATAATTTTACCGCAGGGGTCCTTGCCACAGAGGATAATACAACAGTAACCGTTTCCTGGAATGGTACAGGTGTAACATTTTTTGGAGGAACCGCCACTGGTAATTCACACACTTTTACTTTAAATAAGGGAGAATCCTTTTTATTTGCAGGTGATGGAGGAGTCAGCGCCAACCTTACCGGATTTATTGGTGCTAAAATTGTGGCCGACAAGCCTATTTCTCTAACCAATGGAAGTTGTAACGGGAATTTTGGAATTGGCGGATCAGATGGATCAGACTCTATTCTTGATCAATCAGTTCCAGTTGAAAGGTTGGGTAATACCTTTGCTATGGTCAAAACCAAATCGACTGTTCCCAGTGAAAATATGGAAGGCGGAATTATTATTGCAGTAGAAGATAACACAGACATATTCTTAAATGGCTCTTCAACAGCTGCTGCGACCATAAATGCAGGACAATGGTACAGGATTAACGAAACCGACTATGTCGTACAGACTGGTGCCGGAACGCATTCAAACATGTTCATTTCCACCTCCAAAAAAGTCTATTTATATCAATTTATAGGTGTAGGAGATAGTAATGCAACCTGTGGTTTCAACTATATACCTCCACTCAACTGTTTCTTACCAAGAAAAATTGATGAGATTGGAAAAATTAATGAAATGCCAAGCATCTCATCCCCTATTTCACTAAAATTAAATATCCTGACAGAGACTGGTGCAACAGTCTTAGTAAATGGAGTAGCTCCTACAGCAGCACAGGGACCTTATCCTCTAACAGGAAACACCCAATGGCAAACTTATGCTATTGACGGAATTTCGGGAAATATATCGATAACCTCTACAAAGGCGGTAACCGCTGGAGTTAATGGCGGATTTAACACCGCGGGATATGGAGGATATTTTGCTGGATTCTCATCTGTTCCTGTAATTTCTAAAAAAACTGGCGAATGTATCCCGGGTATTGTACTAGAAGTTGATGACGGATATGAAACCTATCAATGGTACTTGAATGGTGTTGCAATTCCTGGGGCTACAACGAACACCTATACTCCTACACAAGCCGGAAATTACACCGTAACGGTAGGAATGGGAACATGTAATCCGGTAACCACACCAATATATAAGGTTTTTAACTGTATTAAAAATACAACGAGCAACATCAATGCGTGTGCTACTAAAGTTATCACTCCTCATTTTTCTAGCTCAACACAAACTCCGGTTCCTAGTACTGTGTCTATCTTAACAGCACCTACCCATGGAACAGCTGTATTAAATCCTTCAACAGGTGTAATAACTTATACTCCAGTACCTGGCTATTTAGGCCCAGACGTCATTGTTTACACGTTCTGTGGAAACGCTCCTGAATTTATTGACTGCGAAACAGTAACTTTAAATCTAACGGTAGTTCCTTTTATTGTAAAGGATGCCACATTGGAAGCATGTCAATATGAAGATAAAGCTTATTTCAATTTAACGACAGCTAATGTTATTGACCTCAACCCAGTAGGTAAAAAGTTCTATCCAACTTTAGCTGATCTGAATGCAAATACCAATGAAATCACAACACCTCAAAATTATGGTTCTGCCGGAGGCGTGGTTTATGTTAAAATAACCAGTACTGAAGGATGTACAGGAATTGCAAAAATTACATTAATCGCGAAACCCATTAAAAAATCTCCGATACTGCTTGATAAGTATATTTGTATAGATGCAAGAACTAACCTGGATGCCGGCCCTGGATATGATTCATATCAATGGAATACAGGAGCTACTACACAAGCTATTGAAGGTGTTGGAGTGGGTGAATACACCGTTATTCTTGGGAAAGACGGATGTTTTGTAACGCAGACCGTAAAAGTATTTAAAAACCCGGATCCGGTTATTACTGAAATCGAAATTTCCAATACTACAGCAACAGTCCATGTAAGTGGAGGAACACAGCCCTATAAATATGCTGTAGATGGAACTGCAAACTGGCAGGATTCTAACGTATTCACAAACCTCACTAGAGGTCAGCATATTTTCTATGTAAAAGATGTCAATAACTGCGCTCCAATATCAGTGGAAATTACAGTACCTAATCTTATTAATGCAATCACCCCGAACGGTGACAACATTAATGATTATATAGATTATAGCGAACTTTCATATAAAGAAAACCTCAGCTTTGTTATTTATGACAGATATGGTAACAAAGTATTCACCGGAGATAAATTCAACAACTACAAATGGGATGGGAAACATTTCGACAAGAAAATTCTCACCGGAACTTATTGGTATCATATTAATTGGAATGAACCCAATAAGGATAAAACACCTATAAAATATACGGGTTGGATTTTAGTAAAAAACAGAAATTAG